A window of the Candidatus Paraluminiphilus aquimaris genome harbors these coding sequences:
- the dapB gene encoding 4-hydroxy-tetrahydrodipicolinate reductase: protein MALRVAVTGASGRMGQAVARAVIADDAAELVAFVARPGSALVGTEVTALLGADAPGLLISETLVLEGVDVVVDFTLPESTLHTAKLCATAGIPVVIGTTGFSGEELSSLERSLSSLAFCRAANFSTGVNLAYRLLTIAAEVMGGDADIEIHEAHHKHKIDAPSGTALAMGQVIADAMGTSLDEVARHDRSSQRAAREPGSIGFSVTRAGDIVGEHTVMFGTEGERLEVTHKASSRHAFAAGALRAAHFLRDKPAGSYSMADVLGLS from the coding sequence ATGGCGTTGAGAGTTGCCGTAACGGGTGCGAGCGGGCGAATGGGCCAGGCGGTTGCTCGTGCGGTGATTGCCGACGATGCGGCCGAGTTGGTGGCGTTTGTTGCGCGGCCGGGCAGCGCACTTGTTGGCACTGAGGTCACAGCATTGCTTGGCGCTGATGCACCCGGCTTGTTGATATCAGAGACGCTCGTGCTCGAGGGCGTAGATGTCGTCGTCGATTTCACGTTGCCAGAGTCAACACTTCACACTGCGAAGCTTTGCGCGACAGCGGGTATCCCCGTCGTCATTGGCACAACAGGCTTTTCGGGAGAGGAACTTTCGAGCTTAGAGCGCAGTCTGTCCTCGCTGGCATTTTGCCGTGCAGCTAACTTTAGTACCGGCGTCAATCTCGCCTATCGTTTACTGACGATTGCAGCTGAGGTCATGGGCGGCGATGCTGACATCGAAATCCACGAGGCACATCACAAACACAAAATCGATGCGCCATCGGGAACGGCGTTGGCCATGGGGCAGGTAATTGCGGATGCCATGGGAACATCGCTCGATGAGGTGGCGCGCCATGATCGGTCTTCACAACGCGCGGCGCGTGAGCCAGGTTCGATCGGCTTTTCTGTCACGCGGGCGGGAGACATTGTGGGTGAGCACACCGTGATGTTCGGCACCGAAGGTGAGCGACTCGAAGTCACCCACAAGGCGAGCAGTCGCCATGCTTTTGCTGCAGGCGCATTGCGAGCTGCACATTTCTTACGGGACAAGCCTGCTGGGAGCTATAGCATGGCCGATGTCCTGGGTCTGTCATAA
- the trxA gene encoding thioredoxin, which translates to MNVIDIDQENAQQYLIDESFNRPVVVDFWADWCAPCKQLMPLLEKLADEYAGAFLLAKINADEQQGISQQLGVRSLPTVMVFKDGQPVDGFAGAQPETAVRELLQKHLPSPWDAKIAEATELLDQGNTADAVGLLRAAWEESNKLLDVTLAYAGALIEANRLDEAEQVLDEVRLVDREAVHEQLMAQIELKREAGKSPEIEALERELGLDESNHGIRVKLAVQLSAASHFRDALEHLLVVLRSDRDWNNGEAKRMYLDTIATIGKGDPLAAEYQRKLFSILY; encoded by the coding sequence ATGAACGTTATCGATATCGATCAAGAAAACGCGCAACAGTATTTGATCGATGAGTCGTTCAATCGTCCCGTGGTTGTCGACTTCTGGGCTGATTGGTGTGCGCCTTGCAAGCAGTTGATGCCGCTACTGGAAAAGCTAGCGGATGAATATGCCGGTGCTTTTTTACTGGCAAAGATAAACGCCGATGAGCAACAGGGTATCTCTCAGCAGCTGGGCGTCAGAAGCCTCCCTACCGTAATGGTGTTTAAGGACGGTCAGCCTGTTGATGGCTTTGCTGGCGCGCAACCAGAGACGGCTGTGCGCGAGCTGCTGCAAAAGCACTTGCCTTCACCCTGGGATGCCAAGATTGCCGAGGCCACTGAATTGCTTGATCAAGGCAATACGGCCGATGCAGTAGGGCTTCTAAGAGCCGCCTGGGAGGAATCGAATAAGCTACTCGATGTCACACTTGCCTATGCTGGCGCGCTGATCGAGGCGAATCGTTTAGATGAGGCTGAGCAGGTGTTGGACGAGGTTCGCCTAGTTGATCGAGAGGCCGTGCATGAGCAGCTCATGGCGCAGATTGAACTAAAGCGTGAAGCGGGTAAGTCTCCAGAGATTGAGGCGCTTGAGCGAGAACTAGGATTAGACGAGTCGAACCACGGCATTCGCGTGAAGTTAGCCGTTCAGCTCTCGGCAGCATCACACTTTCGCGATGCGCTGGAGCATCTATTGGTTGTTCTGCGATCCGACCGAGACTGGAATAACGGTGAAGCCAAGCGAATGTACCTTGATACAATTGCCACAATTGGAAAAGGCGACCCGTTAGCCGCTGAGTATCAGCGAAAACTATTCTCTATACTGTATTAA
- a CDS encoding acyl-CoA dehydrogenase family protein, with amino-acid sequence MDIALAAEDLAFRDEVRNFLDTEFDAEMQAHLKSRGSKGMIEWQKKLYAKGWVAPNWPVEHGGTGWSATQKYIWESERSLRGIPDVVPFGLVMVANVIMAFGTDEQKSYFLPRILQSEDWWCQGYSEPGSGSDLASLKTKAERDGDDYIINGAKIWTTYAQHADWIFCLVRTDNSGKKQEGITFILVDMKSEGIKVNPIIGIDNEHNLNEVEFNNVRVPAKNVVGEVGKGWTVAKALLAHERTGIAGVADIKRNVRLLRDAAAAEVNGGQRLLDDPGFQQRLADIEVELMALEFTELRTLAAMAAGGFPGPESSLLKIKGTELQQATQELRMDIAAYYQGVLPTDMDPEVLGHEFGSDARRAFMYGRAATIYGGSNEVQKNIISKYVLGLE; translated from the coding sequence ATGGATATTGCATTAGCAGCAGAAGATCTCGCGTTCCGCGACGAGGTCCGCAACTTCCTCGATACTGAATTCGACGCCGAAATGCAGGCGCACCTTAAGAGCCGCGGCTCTAAGGGCATGATCGAGTGGCAGAAAAAGCTTTACGCCAAGGGGTGGGTAGCACCCAACTGGCCCGTTGAGCACGGCGGTACAGGTTGGTCGGCAACTCAAAAGTACATCTGGGAATCAGAGCGGTCGTTGCGTGGTATTCCCGACGTGGTGCCCTTTGGCTTGGTTATGGTGGCGAACGTTATTATGGCGTTTGGTACGGATGAGCAAAAATCCTATTTCTTGCCGCGTATTCTTCAGAGTGAAGACTGGTGGTGTCAGGGCTATTCTGAACCCGGTTCGGGCTCGGACCTTGCGAGCTTAAAGACAAAAGCTGAGCGCGACGGTGACGATTACATCATCAATGGCGCCAAGATCTGGACGACCTACGCACAGCACGCGGACTGGATTTTCTGTCTTGTTAGAACGGACAACAGTGGTAAGAAGCAGGAAGGCATTACGTTCATCCTGGTCGACATGAAGTCAGAGGGCATCAAGGTCAACCCCATTATCGGTATCGATAACGAGCACAACCTCAACGAAGTTGAATTCAACAATGTCCGCGTTCCAGCAAAGAACGTTGTCGGCGAAGTTGGAAAGGGTTGGACTGTGGCGAAGGCGCTGTTGGCGCACGAGCGCACAGGCATTGCTGGCGTTGCCGACATTAAGCGCAACGTTCGCTTATTGCGCGATGCGGCTGCGGCTGAAGTGAATGGTGGTCAGAGACTACTTGATGATCCGGGGTTTCAGCAGCGTCTTGCGGATATTGAAGTTGAACTGATGGCGCTTGAGTTCACTGAGCTTCGCACGCTGGCGGCGATGGCGGCAGGTGGATTCCCAGGGCCTGAGTCTTCGCTTTTGAAAATTAAAGGCACCGAGCTTCAGCAGGCGACGCAGGAGCTTCGCATGGATATCGCGGCGTACTATCAGGGTGTTTTACCAACCGATATGGACCCCGAGGTACTGGGTCATGAGTTCGGATCAGATGCACGTCGGGCGTTTATGTACGGCCGTGCTGCAACAATTTATGGTGGTTCTAACGAGGTTCAAAAGAACATCATTTCCAAGTATGTACTTGGTCTCGAGTAA